The Cloacibacterium sp. TD35 region CAGTTCCGAAGCTCTTGTTACGGCTGTTACCACCACCTCATCTATTTCTTTGGCCGATTTTTGAAGAGAGAAATCAGAAACAGCTTCTTGGTTTACTTCTATTGAAACCAATAATGAAGTATAGTTATCACTAGTAATTTCTACGAAATATTTTCCAGATTTTAGATTTTGGAAAAAATAATTACCATTTTGGTCTGAAACGGTACTGGTTTTAAGGTCTACCAGATAAACAGAAGCATTTTTTACAGGCTCTTGAGTATCAAAATCAGTGATTTTTCCACTTAATTTATATTGGGCCATCACCAATTGTGTTGCAAAAAACAATGCAACAAGAAAATATATTTTTTTGATTAACATTTAGATTAATTTTTGTTAAAATTGAAATAATAATAGTATATGCGAACTTCTAAAAATAGCATCGCAACTCGTAAAATTTCTAAATGAAAACTGGTGGAGCCCGTAATGAAAAGAATACTACTTTTTCTGTAGGTACAGTAAAGTGATATTGGAAATTTTTTGGTATAAATTTTTTAGAAATAATGAACTGAAAATTTGACTCGGCATCTAAAATTCCTATCCCAGCATTAAAAAAGTGTGAAGAGAAACAATCATCTACTCCACCAAAATTTACAATTTTTCCAGAGACTGGTGTCTTGCTAAAAGACAGTAAATCTTCTTTGAAATTATTGGTATGAGTATGAAAAAAGCCCGAAAACACTACAGCAAACAGATATACACTTGCGAAAAGTGACGCCAGAAATCTCCTGTTAGAATGTAGTTTTTTGTTCATTTTTGCAAAAATAGCAATATTTTATTAATAGCCAAAAAATCAAATATGACCAAAAACATGGTACCCCGTTTTGTATTATTTTGTAAATTTGCATGTCAAATTAAAACACTATGGGTAACGCAAGTTTGAAAAAAATCGCGGTGCTTACTTCGGGTGGAGACGCACCGGGAATGAATGCAGCAATTAGAGCAGTGGTAAGAACTGCTAATTACCATAAAATAGAATGTGTAGGAGTAAGAGGAGGTTACTCTGGTCTTATAGAAGGTAATTTTACCAAAATGGGACCTCGTTCTGTAAGCAATATCATCAATTTAGGAGGAACAATCCTTCGTTCGGCTCGTTCTAAAGAATTCAGAACCGAAGAAGGTAGACAAAAAGCTTTCGAGCAATGCCAGAAAAATGGTATTGACGCATTAGTATGTATTGGTGGGGATGGTACATTTACAGGAGCTAAAATTTTTGCAGAAGAATTTGGCGTAAAAGTAATTGGTGTTCCAGGAACCATTGACAATGACATCTTCGGTACAGACTTTACCATCGGGTATGATACTGCGTTGAATACTGCAATGGAAGCCATTGACAAAATTAGAGATACCGCTACTTCTCACAATAGAGTATTTTTCATCGAAGTAATGGGAAGAGATGCTGGTTTTATTGCTTTAAACAGTGGTATAGCTTCTGGAGCATTAGACATTCTTATTCCTGAGAAGAAAGATAGTTTAGAAGACCTATTTGACACGTTTGAAAAAGCTCAAAAAAGAGGAAAAACTTCTAGTATTGTAATTGTAGCTGAAGGCGATAGACTAGCGTCTACTTATGAATTAGCCGAACAGACTAAAGTAAGATTCCCAGATTATGATATTAGAGTTTCTATTCTAGGACACATCCAGAGAGGCGGCGCACCTAGCTGTGCAGATAGAGTATTGGCAAGCAGAATGGGATACGGAGCTGTAGTGGGACTTATGAAAGGATTAACGAATGTAATGGCAGGAATTAGATCTAATGATTTAGTTTTTACGCCAATAGAAGATGCTATTAAAAAGCATAATGAAATCAATCAAGATTTACTCCAGATTGCAGAAATCTTGGCAATGTAACTTAATTAAACAACTAAAAACAAAAAATATGTCAACAATCAAAGTAGGAATCAACGGATTCGGTAGAATTGGAAGTCTAGTTTTCAATGCAATGTTAGAAAGAGATAACATTGAAATCGTAGGGATTAATGACCTTATCAATGCAGAATACATGGCTTACATGATGAAGTATGAT contains the following coding sequences:
- the pfkA gene encoding 6-phosphofructokinase codes for the protein MGNASLKKIAVLTSGGDAPGMNAAIRAVVRTANYHKIECVGVRGGYSGLIEGNFTKMGPRSVSNIINLGGTILRSARSKEFRTEEGRQKAFEQCQKNGIDALVCIGGDGTFTGAKIFAEEFGVKVIGVPGTIDNDIFGTDFTIGYDTALNTAMEAIDKIRDTATSHNRVFFIEVMGRDAGFIALNSGIASGALDILIPEKKDSLEDLFDTFEKAQKRGKTSSIVIVAEGDRLASTYELAEQTKVRFPDYDIRVSILGHIQRGGAPSCADRVLASRMGYGAVVGLMKGLTNVMAGIRSNDLVFTPIEDAIKKHNEINQDLLQIAEILAM